In Microcoleus sp. bin38.metabat.b11b12b14.051, the sequence ATAATTGATGAAATTATAACTCGCTGGCCTGCTACTTTGGAACTGTCGGTGGCGGCGATGTTGGTAGCACTTGCGATCGGAATTCCGGCGGGAATTTTGGCGGCGGTTCGGAAGAATAGCTGGCTGGATAATCTGACGATGAGCGGTTCTTTGATTGGGGTATCTTTACCAGTCTATTGGTTGGGTTTGATGTTGATTTATTTGTTTGCTGTTTATCTGAAATGGCTGCCCCCTAGCGGGCGAATTAGTGTGGATTTGGGGTTTGGTTTTAAGTCGATTACGGGTGTTTATGTTGTGGATTCTTTGCTGAGGTGGAATTTGGCTGCTTTCCGGGATGCGATCGCCCATTTAATCCTTCCAGCCTTGACTTTAGGAACTATCCCGCTAGCTATTATCGCTCGAATTACTCGTGCTGCGATGCTGGAAGTGTTATCGCAAGATTACATCCGCACGGCGCGGGCTAAGGGTTTGCCGGAATTTTGGGTGATTTTGAGACACGCTTTGAAAAATGCGTTTTTGCCGATCGTCACAACTATCGGTTTGCAGTTTGGTACGCTTTTAGGCGGTGCGATTTTGACTGAAACGATTTTCTCGTGGCCCGGAATTGGTTCTTGGATTTATAGCGGTATCCTGACGCGGGATTACCCTATTGTCCAAGGCGGAGTAATTTTTGTGGCTGTGACTTTTGTGCTGATCAATCTGGTGGTGGATATTTCCTATGCTGTTTTTGACCCGAGAATTCAGTACCGTTAATTGAAAGAGTTCAGATTCGGCGATTGAAATCGCATCTACACAAACAAAGATCGGATTCGGCGATTGAAATCGCATCTACACAAACAAAGATCGGATTCGGCGATTGAAATCGCATCTACACAAACTTTCGTCCGCCTGCGCGGACTGAAAGAGTAGGACTAAATTAAACAGAAAATGCTTGTTTAACATCGGGCTGTAGCAGGTAGTAAATGCTAGCGATAGCAAAACCCAGAGATAAAAAATTGACGGCTGCACCTGCGGTACCGAACAGTTTAGCAATTTGGGCGAGGATGGCGATGACATGGATAATGAATGTTCCTGTCCAAGCCCAAGTTTTGAGTTGAAACAAACCCCATGCTAAAACTAAGGAAATAATTCCGATAATAATAGCGATTCCAGCAAAAATTGCAATGAACCCGCCGATGACAGTGCCAACTTTGGCACCGAATCCCACTGCACCGAGACCGCCTAAAACGCCTGCAAATAGTAGGATGAACAAGCCGTCAAGCAGGCTGAAGATGCCGCTAATTAACTGTAAGATTGCCAGAACTGTAACGCTTTGAGGACGATTCATGTTTGGGTTTTTCCATTTTTAACAAATTTGCAAAATATTTTAACCTGTTGCGGGGACAGGGCAGAGATATATTCAGGACTTCGGCACCGCGATCGACAAATCGGGTTTATGAGATTCAATGTCTTAAATATGTTGTCGTTTGTCCCACGCACTGTGCGATCGCCCTACAAGACAAGCCACGACGTACACCAAGCCGATCGCCCGCTGGCCGATCCC encodes:
- a CDS encoding ABC transporter permease, coding for MFQYIVKRLLGILPVLFGITLLVFIFLHLIPGDPATVLLGERGTPEQVEILRARLGLNQALFLQYLAFLGSLMRFDLGNSIISGIPIIDEIITRWPATLELSVAAMLVALAIGIPAGILAAVRKNSWLDNLTMSGSLIGVSLPVYWLGLMLIYLFAVYLKWLPPSGRISVDLGFGFKSITGVYVVDSLLRWNLAAFRDAIAHLILPALTLGTIPLAIIARITRAAMLEVLSQDYIRTARAKGLPEFWVILRHALKNAFLPIVTTIGLQFGTLLGGAILTETIFSWPGIGSWIYSGILTRDYPIVQGGVIFVAVTFVLINLVVDISYAVFDPRIQYR